The following nucleotide sequence is from Sulfurirhabdus autotrophica.
GATGGCGGCAGCCGATGTTTTAAAGATGATCAAGGATAACGAAGTGAAGTTCGTTGATCTGCGTTTTACTGATACCCGCGGCAAGGAACAGCACGTGACCATCCCGTCGCATGTAGTTGATGCAGACTGGTTTGAAGCCGGTCATGCGTTTGACGGTTCATCCATCGCTGGCTGGAAAGGTATTCAAGCTTCTGACATGATGCTGATGCCTGATCCTGAAACTGCTAATATGGACCCGTTCATGGACGAGTCCACCCTGATTATTACCTGCGATGTCATTGAGCCATCTGACGGTAAGGGTTATGACCGTGACCCACGTTCTATTGCAAAGCGTGCTGAAGCTTACTTGAAGTCAACCGGTATCGGTGACACAGCTTACTTTGGCCCAGAGCCAGAGTTCTTCATTTTTGATTCCGTAACCTGGCATACCGATATGTCCGGTACATCGGTCAAGATTAATTCCGAGGAAGCAGCCTGGAGTTCCGGCGAAGTATTCGAAGGCGGCAATACTGGCCATCGTCCACGCGTTAAGGGTGGTTACTTCCCCGTCCCACCAGTTGATTCCCTGCAAGATATCCGTTCTGCCATGTGCCTGGCAATGGAAGAAATGGGTGTGCCAGTTGAAGTGCATCACCATGAAGTGGCAACTGCCGGTCAATGTGAAATCGGTACCCGTTTCTCTACCCTGGTTCAGCGCGCTGACTGGACTCAAATTCTGAAATATGTTGTACATAACGTTGCACATTCATATGGCAAAACCGCTACTTTCATGCCTAAGCCTATCGTGGGTGATAACGGTTCCGGTATGCACGTACACCAGTCCATCTGGAAAGACGGCAAAAACCTGTTTGACGGCAACGGTTATGCGGGTCTGTCCGAAATGGCATTGTTCTACATTGGCGGTATTATCAAGCACGCCAAAGCACTGAATGCAATTACCAATCCAGGTACCAACTCTTACAAGCGTCTGGTTCCAGGTTTTGAGGCACCAGTTATGCTGGCTTACTCAGCGCGTAACCGTTCTGCTTCCATCCGTATTCCTTATGTAACCAACCCTAAAGGCCGTCGTATTGAAGTGCGTTTCCCAGATCCAACCGCGAACCCATACCTGGCATTTACCGCCATGTTGATGGCTGGCCTGGACGGTATTCAGAACAAGATTCATCCAGGTGATGCAATGGATAAAAACTTGTATGATCTGCCGCCAGAAGAATCCAGCGCTATTCCACAAGTTTGTTCTTCACTGGAAATGGCATTGGACGCTCTGAATACAGACCGAGAGTTCCTGACACGTGGTGGTGTATTCTCCAACGAAATGATTGATGCATTCATTGAGTTGAAGATGGAAGAAGTAACACGCTTCCGCATGACTACCCATCCAGTTGAATTTGATATGTATTACAGCATCTAATCAGTCGGTTATGTGCATAAAAAGGGCGGGGGTTTCCCCGCCCTTTTTTATTTGTGTTGAGTAGATTGGCTTAAATGTCATTTTCTTAATGCAAGGCTGGTTGCATTGATTGCTGTTAGTGCCTATCATAAACTTGCCTGAAGATTGAGATAGGAAAAGGCAAGGGAGAGCTATGAAGCAAAATGTGTTGAGAGCGTGCGGTTTCTTGTTGCTGATAGGCAGTCTCAGCACTCAGGCTGAGATGTATAAACAGGTGGATGACAAAGGTCAGGTTACCTATTCCAATGTGCCGATAAAAGGTGCAAAAAAAGTAGACCTGGCACCGATTACGATATTACCCCCAACCAAAGCCAAATCTGCGGGAGCATCTGCAAAAGGGAGCGCAGTCGAGGTGCAGGATGGACCCGAAAAAAATGCAAAAAAGCAGGCAGTGGAAGAGTCTTTAGTTAAAGAACAGACTTCGTTGGTAAAAGCCAAGCTAGCGATGGAAGAAGAAAAAAATCGTTCGGGAACGCTTAAAAATAAGGTTGACGGTAAAGAAGTAGCGCGAAAAGCCGTTAACAGGAATGAAGAAAGAATAAAAGAATTGCAGGATGAGATTGCTCTGCGCGAAAAAAATATTGAGTTGTTGAAGCAGGATTTAGCAACTTTACAGTAATATTTACAGTCATATAGGCATTGTGAACCTTTGAAAACAAGAATGAATATGTTAAAAAATATCGCGTTTATTATTCTGTTTGGCCTGCATTTGTCTGCCTATGCGGAAATATACAAATATGTTGACGAGAACGGTCGCGTAACATATTCAAATATTGCCAAAAAGGGTGCAAAAAAGCTGGATCTGGAGCCAATTTCGACTATTTCCGGCACCAAACCGAAAAATGCCTCTTCACCGACGCCTTCCAGTTTTCCTAAAGTGGATGGTGAAACGCAAAAAAAGCGTGATGATGTACGACGCCAACTGCTGGAAGAAGAATTGGCTAACGAACAAAAGCGACTCGTAGCAGCGCAGCAGGCGCTTAAAGAAGGCGAAGGCGTGCGCTTGGGCAATGAGAAAAATTACCAGAAATATCTGGACAGAGTTCAGGGCCTGAAAGACGAAGTGACAGCCCACGAAAAAAATCTGGAAGCTTTGCAGAAAGAACTGGCTGGAACAAGATAAATACCGAAAGTGCAACGGGTAGGTTCGTAGAAAACAGCGATCCGTCCGTTGCAAGAAAATTCAATTGGCCGCCTTACCCTATGGCGCGTTTCTTGCTTTACACAATGTGTGACTGAAAAATATCCCATGAAAAATTCGGCGTTCCCTGGTTTGGAGCTGTTATCCACCGCAGTTTTGCTGGCGGACGAAGATTTGCGCCTGAAATATATCAATCCGTCAGCAGAAAGTATGTTTCAGCTAAGTAGTAAGCATGTGCTGGGTCAATCTCTGTATAACATTTTCTCCGATACAAGTGAATTGCAGGCTGCGGTGACCTATGCCACGGAACACAACAGCAGTTTTACTGAACATGAGATGACGATCGGCACACACGGCAATGAGAAAATGCTCGCTAGCTGCACGGTAACGCCCATAGAAAGCGAGGGGCTTGGCATTCTGATCGAATTTCGGCAAATGGAACAGCAACTGAAAATTGCGCGGGAAGAGCGCATGTTGCTGCAACAGCAAGCTAATCGTGAATTGATCCGCAATCTCGCACACGAAATCAAAAACCCTTTGGGGGGAATCCGTGGCGCGGCTCAGTTGCTGGAATACGAATTGCCAAAACCGGAGCTGAAAGAGTATACCCAGGTAATTATCAAGGAATCAGACCGTTTGCAAGGTTTGATGGACCGGTTGCTTACACCGCATCGGATTCCGCAGATTCAGCAAATCAATATTCATGAGGTGCTTGAACGGGTAAGAAGTTTGTTACTGGCGGAAACGCCTGTTGGAATCAAAATCAAGCGAGATTACGATACCAGCTTGCCGGAGATGGTGGGTGACAGAGAGCAGTTGATCCAGGTGGTGTTGAATATTGCGCGGAATGCCGTTCAGGCGCTGCAGGGCAAAGGGGAAATCATATTTCGAACTCGCGTAGCCCGACGTGTGACGTTAGCCAGAAAGCACTATCGTCTGGCGCTTAAATTACAGATTATCGATAATGGACCGGGTATTCCGGAATCGCTCAAAGAAAAGATTTTCTACCCTCTGGTATCAGGTCGTGAGGATGGAAGCGGATTAGGGCTGACTATTGCCCAAACCTATGTGAATCAGCATCATGGCACAATTGAATATGAAAGTCGCCCGGGTGCAACTACCTTTACCTTGTTGCTTCCGGTGTCAGGTGAAGAAGAGTAAAACTATTCAATGCACCAAAATAGTGCATTGGTTTAATCAGATGGATATTTGAGAATAAATAACTATGAAACCTGTCTGGATTATAGATGATGACCGTTCTATTCGCTGGGTGTTTGAAAAAGCACTGGCGCGGGAAGGCATTGAGTTCGAAGTGTTTACAAATGGGCAGGATGCGCTGACAGCCCTTGAAACTACCGTACCACAGGTTGTGGTTAGCGACATTCGCATGCCCGGTAGCTCAGGGCTTGAACTGTTGCAAAAGGTGAAAGAGCGTTTCCCTAATATCCCCGTTATTATCATGACAGCTTACTCCGATCTGGAAAGTGCCGTAGCGGCATTCCAGGGAGGGGCATTTGAATATTTGCCAAAGCCTTTTGACGTGAATCATGCGATAGAGCTTATTCGTCGTGCCATGGACGAAAGC
It contains:
- a CDS encoding DUF4124 domain-containing protein; protein product: MNMLKNIAFIILFGLHLSAYAEIYKYVDENGRVTYSNIAKKGAKKLDLEPISTISGTKPKNASSPTPSSFPKVDGETQKKRDDVRRQLLEEELANEQKRLVAAQQALKEGEGVRLGNEKNYQKYLDRVQGLKDEVTAHEKNLEALQKELAGTR
- the glnA gene encoding glutamate--ammonia ligase, with product MAAADVLKMIKDNEVKFVDLRFTDTRGKEQHVTIPSHVVDADWFEAGHAFDGSSIAGWKGIQASDMMLMPDPETANMDPFMDESTLIITCDVIEPSDGKGYDRDPRSIAKRAEAYLKSTGIGDTAYFGPEPEFFIFDSVTWHTDMSGTSVKINSEEAAWSSGEVFEGGNTGHRPRVKGGYFPVPPVDSLQDIRSAMCLAMEEMGVPVEVHHHEVATAGQCEIGTRFSTLVQRADWTQILKYVVHNVAHSYGKTATFMPKPIVGDNGSGMHVHQSIWKDGKNLFDGNGYAGLSEMALFYIGGIIKHAKALNAITNPGTNSYKRLVPGFEAPVMLAYSARNRSASIRIPYVTNPKGRRIEVRFPDPTANPYLAFTAMLMAGLDGIQNKIHPGDAMDKNLYDLPPEESSAIPQVCSSLEMALDALNTDREFLTRGGVFSNEMIDAFIELKMEEVTRFRMTTHPVEFDMYYSI
- the glnL gene encoding nitrogen regulation protein NR(II), which translates into the protein MKNSAFPGLELLSTAVLLADEDLRLKYINPSAESMFQLSSKHVLGQSLYNIFSDTSELQAAVTYATEHNSSFTEHEMTIGTHGNEKMLASCTVTPIESEGLGILIEFRQMEQQLKIAREERMLLQQQANRELIRNLAHEIKNPLGGIRGAAQLLEYELPKPELKEYTQVIIKESDRLQGLMDRLLTPHRIPQIQQINIHEVLERVRSLLLAETPVGIKIKRDYDTSLPEMVGDREQLIQVVLNIARNAVQALQGKGEIIFRTRVARRVTLARKHYRLALKLQIIDNGPGIPESLKEKIFYPLVSGREDGSGLGLTIAQTYVNQHHGTIEYESRPGATTFTLLLPVSGEEE
- a CDS encoding DUF4124 domain-containing protein codes for the protein MKQNVLRACGFLLLIGSLSTQAEMYKQVDDKGQVTYSNVPIKGAKKVDLAPITILPPTKAKSAGASAKGSAVEVQDGPEKNAKKQAVEESLVKEQTSLVKAKLAMEEEKNRSGTLKNKVDGKEVARKAVNRNEERIKELQDEIALREKNIELLKQDLATLQ